One genomic window of Glycine soja cultivar W05 chromosome 9, ASM419377v2, whole genome shotgun sequence includes the following:
- the LOC114425806 gene encoding protein ELF4-LIKE 3-like, whose amino-acid sequence MEGDTFNGAQIDAKIMQTFKKNFVQVQDIFDQNRLLINEINQNHESKVPDNLTRNVGLIRELNNNIRRVYDLYVDLSSSFTKSMEVTSEGDSSGGAVKSSDGKAGHKRHRPV is encoded by the coding sequence ATGGAGGGTGACACATTCAATGGTGCTCAGATTGATGCCAAGATCATGCAGACATTTAAGAAGAACTTTGTTCAAGTTCAAGACATTTTTGATCAGAACAGGCTACTCATCAATGAGATAAACCAGAACCATGAGTCTAAGGTACCTGATAACCTCACCAGGAATGTGGGGCTAATTAGGGAGCTCAACAACAACATCAGAAGAGTTTATGACCTATATGTCGATCTTTCGAGTTCCTTTACCAAGTCGATGGAAGTTACTTCAGAGGGGGATTCAAGTGGTGGTGCTGTGAAATCATCAGATGGGAAAGCAGGCCACAAAAGACACAGGCCTGTGTAG